The following are from one region of the Arachis duranensis cultivar V14167 chromosome 10, aradu.V14167.gnm2.J7QH, whole genome shotgun sequence genome:
- the LOC107468427 gene encoding protein FAR-RED ELONGATED HYPOCOTYL 3-like — MVHMIRSFQAISGSAKAHMDGMHAYGLPTSKILGYMAGIAGGYSCLGFTKKDAYNYIDRSKHAKVVDGDMNAAIVYLEGKVAADPMSMARYNLTEEDETISSYKWMLENLLEVMCGNMPSIIVTDGDESMIAEVRKVFPWATHRLYAWHLQKNVTSNTNEQMFCDVFAKWLYAGMEVEEFEGEWAQVAEQYGLLNKYWALQLYENRKMWANAYLRRKFCAGICTTSRREGINSHLKKFLSSRHTILELVQNLELLVREYRNNELVAQFSSMYGVSVMTTCLDPMEQFAASVYTKVIFTQVKKEIDSISVVNLLTSNPFLIAQRTMSHKIYTSAIVRQNHRESEQHTLIVRVNFLRNKKGRTNLKK, encoded by the exons ATGGTTCACATGATCCGAAGTTTCCAGGCGATATCGGGTTCTGCAAAGGCCCACATGGATGGCATGCATGCGTATGGGTTGCCGACGTCTAAGATACTGGGGTACATGGCTGGGATTGCGGGTGGTTATTCTTGTTTGGGTTTTACCAAGAAAGACGCATACAACTATATTGATCGGTCGAAGCATGCAAAGGTGGTTGATGGAGACATGAACGCTGCTATAGTCTACCTGGAAGGCAAGGTAGCTGCTGATCCCATGTCTATGGCCCGGTATAATTTGACTGAAGAAG ATGAGACAATCAGTTCATACAAGTGGATGTTAGAGAACTTGTTAGAAGTCATGTGTGGGAATATGCCCTCTATTATTGTGACCGACGGGGATGAATCAATGATTGCTGAAGTTAGGAAAGTGTTTCCCTGGGCAACCCATAGGTTATATGCATGGCATCTGCAGAAGAATGTGACATCGAACACCAACGAGCAGATGTTCTGTGATGTATTTGCCAAGTGGTTATATGCCGGCATGGAGGTCGAAGAGTTTGAGGGTGAATGGGCACAGGTTGCTGAACAGTATGGGTTGCTCAATAAGTATTGGGCGTTACAACTGTATGAAAATAGGAAGATGTGGGCAAATGCGTACTTGCGTCGCAAGTTTTGTGCTGGGATTTGCACGACGTCTCGACGTGAGGGCATCAATTCccatctaaaaaaatttttgtcgTCTAGGCACACTATTCTAGAGCTTGTGCAGAATCTGGAGCTACTAGTACGGGAGTACCGGAACAATGAGTTGGTTGCACAGTTCAGTTCAATGTACGGTGTTTCCGTTATGACGACATGTCTTGATCCCATGGAACAGTTTGCGGCATCGGTGTACACGAAGGTCATATTCACACAAGTCAAGAAGGAGATTGATTCTATCTCGGTCGTTAACTTGTTGACGAGCAACCCGTTCCTCATAGCACAAAGGACCATGAGCCACAAGATCTATACCTCTGCTATTGTGAGGCAGAACCACCGGGAATCTGAACAGCACACGCTCATCGTTCGTGTTAATTTTCTGAGGAACAAAAAGGGGAGaaccaatttgaaaaaatga